Proteins encoded together in one Leptospira semungkisensis window:
- a CDS encoding RluA family pseudouridine synthase encodes MFLANRFTYQSRSVWRKTLEEGKILVQGKIAKASYLLKEGEEILYLPGEIEEPEVKKEFRVLYEDDRFLAVEKSGDLPVHGAGRYRKNNLVDILEADPRFQRPYLIHRLDRETSGVVLFGKDPEAAFRLSDLFAKRKVRKTYIAYVWGSFPKKKKAIGFLFTDPSSQIRKKRAFVSSEESKDLQISPEELESSETSFLKLGEGIHQGKLFSKLLCLPKTGRLHQIRATLFSLGFPLLGDKIYGKDENVFIEFIQGEAPDLLSRLGMSRQALHSRSVAFVHPFQKKRIRILCPLPEDFPK; translated from the coding sequence GTGTTCTTAGCAAATAGATTTACTTATCAATCCAGATCCGTTTGGAGAAAAACATTAGAAGAAGGTAAAATACTCGTACAAGGAAAGATTGCAAAGGCTTCTTATCTATTGAAAGAAGGTGAAGAGATCCTATACCTTCCTGGAGAGATCGAGGAACCGGAAGTCAAAAAGGAGTTTCGAGTATTGTACGAAGACGATCGATTTCTTGCCGTAGAAAAATCGGGAGACCTACCGGTTCACGGCGCGGGTCGATACCGCAAAAACAATTTAGTGGATATCTTAGAAGCCGATCCCAGATTTCAAAGACCGTATTTGATCCATAGATTGGATCGGGAAACTTCAGGAGTCGTCTTATTCGGAAAAGATCCAGAAGCTGCATTTCGACTTTCCGACTTATTCGCAAAGAGAAAGGTGCGTAAGACCTATATTGCCTATGTTTGGGGAAGTTTTCCTAAGAAGAAGAAAGCGATCGGATTTCTGTTTACGGATCCTTCTTCTCAAATTCGTAAAAAAAGAGCCTTTGTATCTTCTGAAGAATCTAAAGATTTGCAGATCTCTCCAGAAGAATTAGAATCTTCTGAAACAAGTTTTCTAAAACTAGGAGAAGGAATTCATCAAGGCAAATTGTTTTCCAAACTTCTTTGTCTTCCTAAGACAGGAAGATTGCATCAGATCAGAGCGACTCTTTTTTCCTTAGGCTTTCCCTTGCTTGGAGATAAGATCTATGGAAAAGATGAAAATGTTTTTATAGAATTCATACAAGGAGAGGCTCCGGATTTGCTTTCTAGATTGGGAATGTCTAGGCAGGCTCTGCATTCCCGTTCTGTTGCCTTCGTTCATCCATTTCAAAAGAAAAGGATACGTATTCTCTGTCCTTTACCCGAGGATTTTCCAAAATGA